Sequence from the Amaranthus tricolor cultivar Red isolate AtriRed21 chromosome 16, ASM2621246v1, whole genome shotgun sequence genome:
atatgtaaatataatttTGTCTTCATTTGTTATGGTTAAGAATCTTCAATTAAATAAATTCATTGAGATTATAAACAGATGATTTACTCAACGTATGTGATATCTTTTTTGGTTTTGACTACCTTTTTTCAAGGAGATGCtcaatttatttttgatctttTAATGTTAGTATTGATTCTCCACTCATGTAATTTTACACGTATTGTTAAAAGTTTACAAACAATTTTAAATTCGATTAttagtactaaatggtggtaataaaaataatatatagtataaatttttataaaattgtgTATCATATCATATCTATGGtgataaactttaattataaaaaagtttttttttatttacaacttTCCACTACCACTTGTTCTAGTGATaatacattggaatgaatttattgaaaaatataagatgattgaagaaaaataaacatgatccttaaacttgtcaagagatttttcaatcaaaattatactagaatttcattattatttccaCCATTTAATAGTAACAATCAAAAGATTTAAAGCTAAAATGTATAAAAGTTACTACTTTTTCTGTTTCATTTTATTGGTTACGTTTAGAATATgctatataattagagataaattaaacatgtttttttctatgaatacataaaaattaaaatacattcATGTGAAATCTTTTCAATTTATCTTAACATATAGAGTAAAACTCCGCATAATTTTTAacgaataatattattacacgGTCATACAAGTAGGTTTTGAGTTTtgagtttaataataaaaaactattatgatttaaattattttgtagTTGATAGAAATAAAATGATTGTCAATTATTCAAGCATTGAAGTTTCCAGTTTCCACTCTATTATTACACGGTCAGATATGACAGCCAGCGAATTCCATGTTCTCCTGTCTATGCACAAAAATATGGTGGATTAGAGATGATCATTGCTCGAATCTTGAGTCTTAATCGAATTTAACAAGAATCAACCACAGattcaaatttatttaatttctttggaTTCGGCACATATCCAAAATTATACATCGGATCTCATGATTTTAGAAGGTTATATTtaatctaaatttaattattcatatttaattatttttacattttcaCATTCCAATTAGGTGAAAAGAATTTATAGGTAGCCAATAAGTTTAAATTGATTCACTTAATTCTTAAATATTATCTTCCCCTTCCTTcttacttctttttttttttttctcaaatgaaaatttaataaagttcTTCGCATTATGAATATCTTCATTTTAAGACGTTTGTTTacacaaaaataactttatttgcCTAAGACATTTcactaaaaacgcataatataaTCATATTATAGAGTGAAAATAAGGCTGCATCACATCATATCGGTTCCGTTGTAAAGATTTTCAAAGTAAACGAACCGATATATTATGTGCTATAAAGATGTAAAAAACTACATTTTAGATCGTATTGTGGGATATCTTATAATTTTAACTAGagttgttcaaaagtgacccgacccgaaaatccgatccGAAATCGAAAgtgaaccgacccgaaaatgtgttcctttttaggtttatcgaactgaCATTACCCGACTCGAAGCTATACTCGAACaagttgacaaccgaaaatggaaaaactgaacccgagtaataaccgatttttctaactGACACATAACCGTTATTCGAGATTatccgaacctaataatgaccaaCTTGAGTCATAttcgacccgaatcatgctcaaaaccgaactcgatccgtctaaaatcgacttaacccgaacgaagtttagatcgaattgctgtaaacctgaaccaattttttacatagaagtataattgactaatattcaatcatcttattagttattctaataaagtcataaatattttaataaaataaattttataaatacatagtttcatatatttagagttaataatcaatggtcaatgtttatttaactacttttaatcgaataagattaaaattgatagaaccttataattttaatttccggtcaaacaagtaaaagtaacaatgtaataatgattactaattgatttgcatttcactattttgctttaagtaaaggaaccttaatatcaattaaaaaatggctaacaacttaatttgatactgactcgatcaatagtaattagtaattcgcaattcgtagctgaattctacttgaaaatacCCGAACCCTATGTGTAcctggtaaaaccgaaccaattattaatcgatgacaactcgagaccgattgaaactcgacatgAACTTTAACCAACACCGacctgatgctaacccgatagttcGAATAACcaatcttcaaccgaaccgtgactaaccgacccgatcCGAATATGACCCGTCGCAACACGtatccgaaatataaccgattCGAATGACACCTATCCAAAACcaacccgatcacccgaataaacacctctaattttaacaaatatttaGACGATACGACAATATCACTTTCATTACTACATCAGTATTTCATTACTACAATCGCATTCTTATACTATTGCTCAAAATGTAAATGATTCTTTCATAGCAGTAGTACCACTACTTTCATTATGAGACCCCACTATCCTTTCTATGATGTTAAGCAATAATAATCACTTTCTATGATATTAAGCAACAAGAATcactaattattttaatttgtaattacttTTAATCAAATCTAATCCcttattattttccttaatTCCCCCGAGTCctaaatggaaaaaaatattaaagaacaAAATGaatctaaataaatttaaaattgctCTAATCTTTTTCTTCTATAGTACTCGAAATGTTTGGCTAAATGTATTTAGTTTGGAACTACAATAGATAAATAACATATTTAAGCAAATAACTATCATAAATACCATATAATAGAGATttaacaatttattcataatcaTTTCTTACATGAAAAGCTGTTGCAAAATACAAGTCCATACAAAAGGTGCCTGTAAAAATGAAGTTTGGCAAAACTTAGAAAAAAAACAATCACAACCATATAAAAATGGAGGATTGTAATGGCAGCTATAGCTAATGAAACAACTGCCATAGCCAAAGCTTCGAACGAAACAAGGTCACCATATTTCGAACTTCCATAAGCAACGGTATTACTACAAACGCTGACCAGCGACCAACACCCACTATCGGAACCTATACTGCTCGGACATGGACGACTTGGTAAAAACTGATACTAAGACTCGATAAAAACATTAACATGATGAACTCAACCTATGGTCGAGCTAAAAGATTTTTTTCGGTTTTTTTAATGAAGGTCCAAAACCCAGCAAAAGATGGACAAAGGCTGAATCTTTTAAACCCGGAAAGCAGTAATGTTCTCAGGCTTCTACGACCGATCAACAACAGATTTCCTATGTTAAGGAAACCAGCAAAAAGAGGGTACGATCGGCCGTGTCTCCAGCAAAACGTAAGGCTGTTTCGAAATTGATGGACCCAAAAAACTAAAGACGGAACCTATAACGAATCGTGCTAAAATGTACTTCTGAGGCTACTTGAAATCCCCGACTATCAAATTGAATGTTTTTGGCTCTTAGGAAAGGATGTCGCACCTAAAAAGCCGATCCATAAGCATGTCGATGACAGTGGTGCTGATTGAGTTGCAGTGTTGGATGTTGAGTCCGATAAGAGACTGACCCAACTTCGACAAGAAAGGTAGGGATTTGTCTGAGATCGTCGAGCACCCAGATAGAGAGAGGATCTGCAAGCTCAGCTGCTTTGAGCGAGCGAGAGATGCAACACCAGAATCAGTAACGGCACACTTAGAAACATCAAGTTCATTGAGCAAAAGGCAATCATCAGCAATAGCCATTAAGCTTGCATCAGTAACCTTTCCACAGCGTTCGAGGTTTAGCACCTCTAGGGTTCCGCCATGATATTTCACCAACGCCATCACAACTTTGTCAGTCACGTTAACACAGCCGGAAAGACCAACTTTGATAAGGCCAGAACCCGCATCACAGCTCTCGACGAGCGAGAGAAGACCGGTATCGGTGATGGACGGAAGTCCATTTAAGTTGATAGATTGCAAATGAGGGCATAACATTGCCATCATGGCTAAGGTCATGTCCCCAAGCCCGGGGCAGTTGCTGACTGTTACGGAACGAAGTGGGGTGGATTGGTTTGGAATGGGGAACCCCAAAATCATGTCCTTAAAACCGAAGCAGCTAGACATAGTTAAAGCCTTCAACTTAGGACCACAGTTCAACAAGAGACCGAAAAACCCGATTTGGGTGATCCTGTGGCACTCTTCGAATTGTAGGCTCTCGAGAGACCTTGCGGCTTTGGCAAAAGATACAAAGCCATTGTCCGACAAGAAAGCGCACTTCTTTAGAACAAATTGTTTCAAATTGGGACAACCTTTTGCGACAGCTTCGACTGCAACATCTGTGACTCCTCGGCATGACGAAATGGTTAACGACTTGAGATGATGAAGACCCTGGGCATTACCCATGACCCAGAAACCCTTTTCATTCACATATTGAAGATTTGATATGGCAAGATCAGTGATAGCTTTTCCATAGTGACCGATCACAGCAAGAGAAAGGTCGGTGACGTTCAAACCCTGAAGCTTCACCTTGACGAGGACAAGCGAGGCCGATGACATCAAACTTGCAATACCCTGATCACCAACAAGTGAGCAGTCCACGATGGTAATGGATTTGAGGTTCGGACAGAACTTCCCAATAGCTTGCAAGCCTTCATCACCAATAGACTGGCAACCCTCGATACTCAATGAGGTCAAACCCGAACAATTCTGCGCAATCGCAATCAAGGCCTTGCTGGTAATTGATGGGCAGTTGCAAAGGTCAAGTTTCTCAAGGCGATCGCATCTATTCGCAATCTCAACAAGACCTTCATCGCCAACGGAAGAAATGTTCCAAATGGAAAGACTCTTAAGTGAAGGGCAGCATCGAGCAACAGCCTTCAAACCAAGGTCAGTAACGCCACGAACAGAGTTCGTTCCTCTGATATTCAGCTTACCCAATTTACCACAACCACCACTGCCTACAGCTACAGCCGCCAGTCTAACATCGGTGGCTTT
This genomic interval carries:
- the LOC130803244 gene encoding EIN3-binding F-box protein 1-like; its protein translation is MSQIFNYSGNDDFHHGGSIYSNPKEAGSFLSLGIVNHVDVYFPNKRARISAPFVSGGDFLEQKKQVSLDLLPDECLCEIFRCLPGDQERSSCASVSKRWLMLVSSIPRKDLCNKNKVVDGDEEIESDGFLTRSLEGKKATDVRLAAVAVGSGGCGKLGKLNIRGTNSVRGVTDLGLKAVARCCPSLKSLSIWNISSVGDEGLVEIANRCDRLEKLDLCNCPSITSKALIAIAQNCSGLTSLSIEGCQSIGDEGLQAIGKFCPNLKSITIVDCSLVGDQGIASLMSSASLVLVKVKLQGLNVTDLSLAVIGHYGKAITDLAISNLQYVNEKGFWVMGNAQGLHHLKSLTISSCRGVTDVAVEAVAKGCPNLKQFVLKKCAFLSDNGFVSFAKAARSLESLQFEECHRITQIGFFGLLLNCGPKLKALTMSSCFGFKDMILGFPIPNQSTPLRSVTVSNCPGLGDMTLAMMAMLCPHLQSINLNGLPSITDTGLLSLVESCDAGSGLIKVGLSGCVNVTDKVVMALVKYHGGTLEVLNLERCGKVTDASLMAIADDCLLLNELDVSKCAVTDSGVASLARSKQLSLQILSLSGCSTISDKSLPFLSKLGQSLIGLNIQHCNSISTTVIDMLMDRLFRCDILS